In one Scomber japonicus isolate fScoJap1 chromosome 6, fScoJap1.pri, whole genome shotgun sequence genomic region, the following are encoded:
- the hif1al gene encoding hypoxia inducible factor 1 subunit alpha, like isoform X1, with translation MEKKEESVVVKRSSSEQRKLHSRDAARCRRSKETEVFYELAHTLPLPRRVSTHLDKAAIMRVALSFLRMRHLLKPGENQKEESEKEEEELHEDPMDCFYPQVLAGFVMVMTEEGDMIYLTENVSRHIGITQLDLLGHSIYDFVHPCDQEELRDLLTVRPGLSKKPLTEQASERNFFLRMKSTLTSRGRTVNIKSATWKVLHCTGHMRSFGGSSSPPAARVMTLLCEPVPHPSSVEFPLDTCTFLTRHSMDLRFTHCEGRVTELVGYKPDDLIGRSAFEFHHALDSDHVNKSLHTLLSKGQVSTRHYRFLANSGGFVWAETQATVLYSSKTSQPEAVVCLNFILSAVEQPDVIFSVEQIRCSQLPKAEPQSPSPAEEEVCETADSECQTEDADLKPGSSAELFFKLSVKPGELLQLAPEAGDTIVPLTGDFTELSFAHPLSLSSVLDHPQDLCTPQLRQLLSPIFNPLTPPSSSSSSSLSPISTSDSEPSCIEEEVMDYSMISQFFAEDEEKEQMLEDMEGMDLDMLAPYISMDDDFQLTFLSNLPEETINPPSSSSEPLAMTPAVTASRKRTHNPDEEMPSQLMIQDKRQKQEPCSLEEKLLLTHKLLGSLEETDQSDLLLDPGPEGRSKLLTDRDPILGGGQGICETAALMREIFVARPPDLSPPLSPMT, from the exons gagCAGTTCGGAGCAGAGGAAGCTTCATTCCCGTGATGCAGCCAGGTGTAGGCGGAGTAAGGAGACGGAGGTGTTTTACGAGCTCGCCCACACTCTGCCGCTCCCCCGCCGAGTCTCCACCCATCTGGACAAAGCCGCCATCATGAGAGTCGCCCTCAGCTTCCTGCGCATGCGCCACCTCCTCAAACCTG gTGAGAATCAGAAGGAGGAGTctgaaaaggaggaggaggagctgcatgAAGACCCAATGGACTGTTTCTACCCTCAGGTCCTGGCCGGCTTCGTCATGGTGATGACGGAGGAGGGAGACATGATCTACCTGACTGAAAACGTCAGCAGACACATCGGTATCACTCAG CTGGACTTGCTGGGTCACAGCATCTACGACTTTGTTCATCCATGTGATCAGGAGGAGCTCCGAGACCTGCTGACAGTACGTCCAG gcTTGAGTAAGAAACCACTGACGGAGCAGGCGAGCGAGAGGAACTTCTTCCTGAGAATGAAGAGCACgctgaccagcagggggcgcacCGTCAACATCAAATCTGCCACCTGGAAG gTTCTTCACTGCACAGGTCACATGCGGTCATTTGGCGGCTCGTCGTCGCCCCCTGCTGCCAGAGTGATGACCCTGCTGTGTGAGCCTGTTCCTCACCCGTCCAGCGTGGAATTCCCTCTGGACACCTGCACCTTTCTCACCCGCCACAGCATGGACCTGCGCTTCACACATTGCGAGGGCAG GGTGACAGAGTTGGTGGGATACAAACCTGACGATCTGATTGGACGCTCTGCATTTGAGTTTCATCATGCGCTCGACTCCGATCACGTCAACAAGAGCCTGCAcacat TGCTGTCCAAAGGTCAGGTTAGCACCAGACATTACCGTTTCCTGGCGAACAGCGGCGGCTTCGTCTGGGCAGAGACTCAGGCCACCGTACTCTACAGCAGCAAGACGTCGCAACCCGAGGCCGTAGTCTGCCTCAACTTTATACTCAG TGCCGTGGAGCAGCCGGACGTCATTTTCTCTGTTGAGCAGATTCGTTGCAGCCAGCTGCCTAAAGCCGAACCTCAGTCCCCTTCACCCGCAGAGGAGGAAGTTTGTGAGACTGCTGACAGTGAGTGTCAGACCGAGGACGCAGATTTGAAGCCCGGCAGCTCTGCAGAGCTTTTCTTCAAACTGAGTGTGAAGCCAGGGGAGCTTCTCCAGCTGGCTCCAGAGGCCGGAGACACCATCGTACCACTGACAGGAG ACTTTACCGAGCTGTCCTTTGCCCACCCACTCAGTCTGAGCTCCGTGCTGGACCACCCGCAGGACCTGTGCACACCACAGCTCCGACAGCTCCTCTCACCCATCTTCAACCCCCtcactccaccatcatcatcatcatcatcatcattatcaccaatCTCCACATCTGATTCTGAGCCG AGCTGCAttgaggaggaggtgatggacTACAGCATGATCTCGCAGTTCTTtgcagaagatgaagaaaaggaaCAGATGCTGGAG GACATGGAGGGGATGGACCTGGACATGTTGGCTCCTTACATCTCTATGGACGATGACTTCCAGCTGACCTTCCTCAGCAACCTTCCAGAGGAAACTATCAACCCTCCTTCCTCTTCGTCTGAGCCCTTGGCTATGACGCCTGCAGTCACAGCAAGCAGGAAACG gaCCCATAACCCAGATGAGGAAATGCCATCCCAACTGATGATTCAGgacaagagacagaaacaggagCCTTGCTCACTAGAAGAGAAACTACTTCTCACCCACAAATTACTG GGCTCTCTGGAGGAAACCGACCAATCAGATCTACTCCTGGACCCGGGCCCGGAAGGACGGAGTAAGCTGCTCACAGACAGAGACCCTATTTTAGGAGGCGGACAAGGAATCTGTGAGACCGCGG CTCTGATGAGGGAAATATTCGTAGCACGCCCACCTGACCTGTCGCCGCCTCTCTCACCTATGACTTGA
- the zgc:152863 gene encoding sushi domain-containing protein 6: MSASLYYPWPCGRISLVCGLLLLASQHPAAGRLSNCTHPLVPEHGGFRCDPSPCRGFPHRSTIHFFCEPGYHISSNIRASRCRHGKWMPPIPACVPIRDGPNMNSNSRVNDSMPSMATTAVGVSIFLLTTTACLVVKSRLFPCQSHGSRRSSDQLDLMVDGLPVSLPSYEEAVYGSWGQRIPACSVPGPTQLLLAQEASGCHQSSANNQSDGSPCPLLSGQSPDNPPPPYEEVQSRPRDRMSDEDVRQLHVALLDDKDT, from the exons ATGTCTGCGTCACTTTACTATCCTTGGCCATGTGGACGCATCAGTCTGGTCTGTGGACTCCTCCTCCTGGCCTCTCAACATCCCGCTGCAG GCAGACTGAGCAACTGCACTCATCCTCTGGTGCCTGAACATGGAGGTTTCCGCTGCGATCCGTCGCCGTGCCGAGGATTTCCCCATAGGAGCACCATCCACTTCTTCTGTGAGCCTGGATACCACATCAGCAGCAACATTCGCGCCTCCAGGTGTCGCCATGGGAAGTGGATGCCTCCGATACCGGCCTGCGTCCCGATCAGAG ACGGTCCAAACATGAACTCTAACAGCCGAGTGAATGACTCTATGCCCAGCATGGCCACGACGGCAGTGGGCGTGTCCATCTTCCTGCTCACCACCACCGCCTGCCTCGTGGTCAAGTCCCGCCTCTTCCCCTGTCAATCACATGG CAGCCGTCGCTCCTCAGACCAGCTGGACCTGATGGTGGAcggacttcctgtctctctcccttcctaCGAGGAAGCGGTTTATGGCAGCTGGGGTCAACGTATACCTGCCTGTTCAGTACCGGGACCCACCCAGCTACTTTTGGCTCAGGAGGCGTCTGGCTGTCATCAGTCATCTGCCAACAACCAATCCGATGGCAGTCCTTGCCCCCTCCTGTCTGGCCAAAGCCCAGACAACCCCCCGCCCCCTTATGAGGAGGTCCAATCACGTCCTAGAGACAGAATGAGTGACGAAGATGTCCGGCAGCTACATGTCGCACTTTTAGATGACAAAGACACCTGA
- the hif1al gene encoding hypoxia inducible factor 1 subunit alpha, like isoform X2, producing MEKKEESVVVKRSSEQRKLHSRDAARCRRSKETEVFYELAHTLPLPRRVSTHLDKAAIMRVALSFLRMRHLLKPGENQKEESEKEEEELHEDPMDCFYPQVLAGFVMVMTEEGDMIYLTENVSRHIGITQLDLLGHSIYDFVHPCDQEELRDLLTVRPGLSKKPLTEQASERNFFLRMKSTLTSRGRTVNIKSATWKVLHCTGHMRSFGGSSSPPAARVMTLLCEPVPHPSSVEFPLDTCTFLTRHSMDLRFTHCEGRVTELVGYKPDDLIGRSAFEFHHALDSDHVNKSLHTLLSKGQVSTRHYRFLANSGGFVWAETQATVLYSSKTSQPEAVVCLNFILSAVEQPDVIFSVEQIRCSQLPKAEPQSPSPAEEEVCETADSECQTEDADLKPGSSAELFFKLSVKPGELLQLAPEAGDTIVPLTGDFTELSFAHPLSLSSVLDHPQDLCTPQLRQLLSPIFNPLTPPSSSSSSSLSPISTSDSEPSCIEEEVMDYSMISQFFAEDEEKEQMLEDMEGMDLDMLAPYISMDDDFQLTFLSNLPEETINPPSSSSEPLAMTPAVTASRKRTHNPDEEMPSQLMIQDKRQKQEPCSLEEKLLLTHKLLGSLEETDQSDLLLDPGPEGRSKLLTDRDPILGGGQGICETAALMREIFVARPPDLSPPLSPMT from the exons CAGTTCGGAGCAGAGGAAGCTTCATTCCCGTGATGCAGCCAGGTGTAGGCGGAGTAAGGAGACGGAGGTGTTTTACGAGCTCGCCCACACTCTGCCGCTCCCCCGCCGAGTCTCCACCCATCTGGACAAAGCCGCCATCATGAGAGTCGCCCTCAGCTTCCTGCGCATGCGCCACCTCCTCAAACCTG gTGAGAATCAGAAGGAGGAGTctgaaaaggaggaggaggagctgcatgAAGACCCAATGGACTGTTTCTACCCTCAGGTCCTGGCCGGCTTCGTCATGGTGATGACGGAGGAGGGAGACATGATCTACCTGACTGAAAACGTCAGCAGACACATCGGTATCACTCAG CTGGACTTGCTGGGTCACAGCATCTACGACTTTGTTCATCCATGTGATCAGGAGGAGCTCCGAGACCTGCTGACAGTACGTCCAG gcTTGAGTAAGAAACCACTGACGGAGCAGGCGAGCGAGAGGAACTTCTTCCTGAGAATGAAGAGCACgctgaccagcagggggcgcacCGTCAACATCAAATCTGCCACCTGGAAG gTTCTTCACTGCACAGGTCACATGCGGTCATTTGGCGGCTCGTCGTCGCCCCCTGCTGCCAGAGTGATGACCCTGCTGTGTGAGCCTGTTCCTCACCCGTCCAGCGTGGAATTCCCTCTGGACACCTGCACCTTTCTCACCCGCCACAGCATGGACCTGCGCTTCACACATTGCGAGGGCAG GGTGACAGAGTTGGTGGGATACAAACCTGACGATCTGATTGGACGCTCTGCATTTGAGTTTCATCATGCGCTCGACTCCGATCACGTCAACAAGAGCCTGCAcacat TGCTGTCCAAAGGTCAGGTTAGCACCAGACATTACCGTTTCCTGGCGAACAGCGGCGGCTTCGTCTGGGCAGAGACTCAGGCCACCGTACTCTACAGCAGCAAGACGTCGCAACCCGAGGCCGTAGTCTGCCTCAACTTTATACTCAG TGCCGTGGAGCAGCCGGACGTCATTTTCTCTGTTGAGCAGATTCGTTGCAGCCAGCTGCCTAAAGCCGAACCTCAGTCCCCTTCACCCGCAGAGGAGGAAGTTTGTGAGACTGCTGACAGTGAGTGTCAGACCGAGGACGCAGATTTGAAGCCCGGCAGCTCTGCAGAGCTTTTCTTCAAACTGAGTGTGAAGCCAGGGGAGCTTCTCCAGCTGGCTCCAGAGGCCGGAGACACCATCGTACCACTGACAGGAG ACTTTACCGAGCTGTCCTTTGCCCACCCACTCAGTCTGAGCTCCGTGCTGGACCACCCGCAGGACCTGTGCACACCACAGCTCCGACAGCTCCTCTCACCCATCTTCAACCCCCtcactccaccatcatcatcatcatcatcatcattatcaccaatCTCCACATCTGATTCTGAGCCG AGCTGCAttgaggaggaggtgatggacTACAGCATGATCTCGCAGTTCTTtgcagaagatgaagaaaaggaaCAGATGCTGGAG GACATGGAGGGGATGGACCTGGACATGTTGGCTCCTTACATCTCTATGGACGATGACTTCCAGCTGACCTTCCTCAGCAACCTTCCAGAGGAAACTATCAACCCTCCTTCCTCTTCGTCTGAGCCCTTGGCTATGACGCCTGCAGTCACAGCAAGCAGGAAACG gaCCCATAACCCAGATGAGGAAATGCCATCCCAACTGATGATTCAGgacaagagacagaaacaggagCCTTGCTCACTAGAAGAGAAACTACTTCTCACCCACAAATTACTG GGCTCTCTGGAGGAAACCGACCAATCAGATCTACTCCTGGACCCGGGCCCGGAAGGACGGAGTAAGCTGCTCACAGACAGAGACCCTATTTTAGGAGGCGGACAAGGAATCTGTGAGACCGCGG CTCTGATGAGGGAAATATTCGTAGCACGCCCACCTGACCTGTCGCCGCCTCTCTCACCTATGACTTGA